The Actinomycetota bacterium genome contains a region encoding:
- the ftsW gene encoding putative lipid II flippase FtsW, whose amino-acid sequence MSDTTTRRPARQSRVKYLLGHPLSTYYLIGGSSVLLLLLGLVMVLSASSIESYRIFGSSYTLAQRQALFGVIGLIGLYFTARVSVQFWRGTARWIFLVAIVLLIAVLIVGVSVAGQRNWIELFGPFRVQPSEFAKFALVVWGADQLARKEHYHANLKQLLIPLLPVAGLFMVLVLLEGDFGNTLMLAAITCGMLFAAGAHWKFFASFAGAGILGVWVLTLAAPYRMERFTSWLNPGSDPLGVGWQLTQGHYALGTGGVLGVGLGASREKWGALPEAHTDFIFSVIGEELGLIGTLSVLILFAVLAFAVFRLTRTTSDPFVRLASAGVGSWIVVQAIVNIGAVLGLLPITGVPLPFVSYGGSSLIPTLAAIGMLLAFARNEPGARQTLRRRATARSLARR is encoded by the coding sequence ATGAGTGACACCACCACGAGGCGACCAGCCAGGCAAAGTCGGGTGAAGTACCTGCTGGGCCATCCGCTCAGCACCTATTACTTGATCGGCGGATCCTCGGTCCTGCTATTGCTGCTGGGCTTGGTCATGGTGCTCTCGGCTTCGAGCATTGAGAGCTATCGGATCTTCGGAAGTTCATACACCCTTGCTCAACGGCAGGCCCTGTTCGGTGTGATCGGCTTGATCGGCTTGTACTTCACCGCTCGAGTGTCAGTGCAATTCTGGCGCGGGACAGCGCGGTGGATCTTCCTAGTGGCCATCGTGCTCCTGATAGCAGTGCTCATCGTCGGTGTTTCGGTCGCTGGCCAGCGCAATTGGATTGAGCTCTTTGGGCCATTCCGCGTTCAACCTTCAGAGTTCGCCAAGTTCGCCTTGGTTGTCTGGGGTGCTGACCAATTGGCGCGCAAGGAGCACTACCACGCGAACCTCAAGCAGTTGCTCATACCGCTCTTGCCAGTTGCTGGACTCTTCATGGTGCTGGTCTTGCTTGAAGGTGACTTCGGCAACACTTTGATGCTTGCTGCGATCACCTGCGGAATGCTGTTTGCTGCTGGAGCGCACTGGAAGTTCTTCGCCAGTTTCGCAGGAGCAGGCATTCTCGGCGTGTGGGTGCTGACTCTGGCAGCCCCATATCGAATGGAACGGTTCACCTCGTGGTTGAACCCGGGCAGCGATCCACTTGGCGTGGGCTGGCAACTGACTCAAGGCCACTACGCACTGGGGACCGGCGGTGTGCTTGGCGTCGGGCTCGGCGCAAGTCGAGAGAAGTGGGGCGCACTTCCTGAAGCGCATACCGACTTCATCTTTTCTGTCATCGGTGAAGAGCTGGGCCTGATCGGCACTCTCAGCGTGTTGATCCTGTTTGCTGTGCTTGCCTTCGCTGTGTTCCGGCTGACCCGTACGACTTCGGATCCTTTCGTCCGCCTGGCTTCAGCAGGCGTGGGCTCCTGGATTGTGGTGCAGGCCATCGTCAATATCGGCGCAGTGCTCGGCTTGCTTCCGATCACCGGAGTGCCTTTGCCGTTTGTTTCGTACGGCGGCTCCTCCCTCATTCCTACCCTCGCGGCTATCGGCATGCTGCTTGCCTTTGCCCGCAATGAGCCTGGCGCCAGACAAACCCTGCGACGCCGAGCAACCGCTCGCTCGCTGGCCAGGCGATGA
- the murD gene encoding UDP-N-acetylmuramoyl-L-alanine--D-glutamate ligase, which translates to MIDALTRDSDWSDVRVTVAGIGIAGFAAADALAQIGARVTLVDSADGQPQRERADVLDVIGVTVLLGHDGQLPPSDLLVVSPGMRPSAPLIQAALAQEVPVWGELELAWRLRAAEGAAPWLVVTGTNGKTTTTLMLESMLSAAGLRTASAGNIGHSLIDVVMHEELDVIAVEVGAPQLPFINSISPFAAVCLNVADDHIDHFGSLEAYISAKARIYERTQIAAVFNADDAVTLRMVQEAEVIEGCRAIGFTLGIPDVSMLGVVEDLMVDRAFVDNRREAAQELAVTSDVQPNAPHNIANALAAAALARAFGVPAVAVRAGLQYFTPAGHRIATVATVDGVTYIDDSKATNTHAASTSLHAYRSIVWIAGGMAKGQDFDELVIESASRLRGVVLLGVDRELIAEALKRHAPQVPVKILDRTETDAMVEAVAAARSFAHEGDTVLLAPGCASWDMFRDYAQRGDLFADAVLAISGAQS; encoded by the coding sequence GTGATTGACGCGCTCACACGAGACTCGGACTGGTCCGATGTACGCGTAACGGTTGCTGGCATTGGGATTGCGGGCTTTGCAGCAGCCGATGCACTTGCCCAAATTGGCGCGCGCGTGACTCTGGTCGACTCTGCAGACGGCCAACCGCAACGTGAGCGTGCGGATGTCCTGGATGTCATCGGGGTAACAGTGCTACTGGGGCACGACGGCCAATTGCCGCCAAGTGACCTGCTGGTCGTGTCTCCCGGAATGCGCCCGAGCGCGCCGTTGATTCAAGCGGCACTCGCGCAGGAAGTGCCGGTGTGGGGAGAGCTTGAGCTCGCTTGGCGTTTGCGTGCAGCCGAAGGCGCTGCTCCTTGGCTCGTCGTGACAGGCACCAACGGCAAGACCACCACTACTTTGATGCTGGAGTCGATGCTTTCCGCAGCCGGTCTGCGAACAGCCTCCGCTGGGAATATCGGCCACTCGCTGATCGATGTGGTGATGCATGAGGAACTTGATGTCATTGCGGTGGAAGTCGGTGCCCCGCAGCTGCCATTCATCAACTCCATCAGTCCCTTCGCAGCTGTGTGTCTGAATGTTGCTGACGATCACATTGATCACTTCGGCAGTCTGGAGGCGTATATCTCAGCGAAGGCCCGCATCTATGAGCGCACACAGATTGCTGCGGTATTCAATGCTGATGACGCAGTGACTCTGCGCATGGTCCAGGAAGCAGAAGTAATAGAGGGCTGTCGTGCCATTGGCTTCACCCTTGGCATTCCCGATGTATCCATGCTCGGGGTTGTCGAGGATCTCATGGTCGATCGCGCATTCGTTGACAATCGGCGTGAGGCTGCTCAAGAACTTGCGGTCACTTCGGATGTGCAGCCCAACGCTCCGCACAACATCGCAAACGCATTGGCAGCCGCAGCCCTTGCTCGCGCATTCGGTGTCCCAGCGGTGGCAGTGCGGGCAGGATTGCAGTACTTCACTCCTGCGGGACATCGGATTGCAACGGTGGCGACCGTTGATGGTGTGACGTACATCGATGACTCCAAGGCAACCAATACCCATGCTGCGAGCACGTCTCTACACGCCTATCGCTCAATCGTGTGGATCGCGGGCGGAATGGCAAAGGGTCAGGATTTCGATGAACTGGTGATCGAGTCTGCATCGCGATTGCGCGGAGTCGTGCTGCTGGGGGTCGATCGCGAACTCATTGCTGAAGCATTGAAGCGACACGCGCCGCAGGTACCCGTGAAAATCCTCGATCGCACAGAGACTGATGCCATGGTTGAAGCTGTCGCTGCCGCGCGCTCGTTTGCGCACGAGGGCGACACCGTCCTGCTGGCTCCCGGATGCGCCTCCTGGGACATGTTCCGTGACTATGCACAGCGCGGTGACCTGTTCGCTGACGCTGTGCTGGCAATCAGCGGGGCCCAGTCATGA
- the mraY gene encoding phospho-N-acetylmuramoyl-pentapeptide-transferase: protein MRLVVISMTIATMVTLIGTPLLIRILAKHGYSQAIRVSAEGELYPDHESKRGTPSMGGVAIIFGVVAGYFLTHLLTWRPITPSAMLVMYLMVGLGLVGVADDYLKIFKQRSTGLRARTKLIGQAVVAVSFAWLSLQFTQDGESPASMAISFVRDTAIVLPLGLFLLWVWFLVTATTNGVNLTDGLDGLAIGASIMTFIAYVIITVWQYGQNCAFSDSVAATCYSTVSPLDLAVIAAALAGASFGFLWWNTSPARIFMGDTGSLALGGAIAALAILSRTELLLPLLAGLFLITTLSVIAQVGSFKLTGRRVLRMAPLHHHFEMLGWPEIQIVVRFWVIHGLCIGAGIGLFYAEWVRS from the coding sequence ATGAGACTGGTCGTGATTTCCATGACCATCGCCACGATGGTCACGCTCATCGGAACCCCCCTGCTCATCCGCATCCTTGCCAAGCACGGGTATTCGCAGGCCATCCGTGTCTCAGCTGAGGGTGAGCTCTACCCCGATCACGAGAGCAAGCGCGGCACCCCCTCCATGGGCGGCGTGGCGATCATCTTCGGCGTTGTCGCCGGATATTTCCTGACTCACTTGCTTACCTGGCGCCCCATCACGCCGTCAGCGATGCTCGTCATGTACCTCATGGTCGGCTTGGGTCTTGTCGGTGTGGCTGATGATTACTTGAAGATCTTCAAGCAGCGCAGCACGGGTTTGCGTGCTCGCACCAAGCTGATCGGTCAGGCTGTTGTTGCTGTGAGCTTTGCCTGGCTCTCGCTTCAGTTCACTCAGGACGGCGAATCGCCAGCGTCAATGGCCATTTCCTTCGTTCGCGATACGGCGATCGTCCTTCCCCTTGGCCTGTTTCTGCTGTGGGTCTGGTTTCTGGTCACCGCAACGACCAATGGCGTCAACCTGACCGACGGTCTGGATGGGCTGGCAATCGGCGCATCGATCATGACCTTCATCGCCTATGTGATCATCACCGTCTGGCAATACGGGCAGAACTGCGCATTCAGTGATTCAGTAGCCGCCACCTGCTATTCAACGGTGAGCCCCCTGGATCTTGCAGTGATCGCGGCCGCCTTGGCCGGTGCAAGCTTTGGATTCCTTTGGTGGAACACCTCACCCGCGCGCATCTTCATGGGCGACACCGGATCGCTCGCCCTTGGTGGAGCGATCGCGGCCCTTGCGATCCTGAGCCGCACCGAGCTCCTGCTGCCCTTGCTTGCTGGACTGTTCCTGATCACCACGCTATCGGTGATCGCCCAGGTCGGATCGTTCAAATTGACCGGGCGTCGAGTGCTGCGCATGGCTCCCTTGCATCACCACTTCGAAATGCTTGGCTGGCCCGAGATTCAAATTGTCGTGCGCTTCTGGGTGATCCATGGGCTGTGTATCGGCGCAGGCATTGGCCTTTTCTATGCCGAGTGGGTTCGTTCGTGA
- the murF gene encoding UDP-N-acetylmuramoyl-tripeptide--D-alanyl-D-alanine ligase has product MIKLNVGEIAAIVAGEVHGTHAQDAVLNVVVDSREVSAGAMYVAIPGERVDGHDFAESAIAAGAAVVLSERVLSVPCIVVENSVVAMGMLAQHVRQQLTNCVVIAITASSGKTSTKDLLASVLQSLGTTVAPQGSLNTEVGVPLTIFRADESTRFLILEMGMRGLGHIELLCQIATPQIGVLLNVGSAHLGLLGSRSEVARAKGELIASLPATGVAIVNGDDALVREQSSRTAARVVYFGRSDACDVRAQAVQLDDQARASFALLMDDHRVEVSLKILGEHFVDNALAVAAVAYGLGMPIEQIAERLSAAVISSRWRMEVTVTTEDVTIVNDAYNANPESMAAALRTLSAMGTDRRRWAVLGEMLELGDRSHAEHALVGKLAAAAQVSRLLCIGPATKVTLDEAKAEVNWLGQADWVPDVPAAIALLSAEVRPTDIVLIKASRGIGLERLATALGERDSQ; this is encoded by the coding sequence ATGATCAAGCTGAACGTGGGCGAGATAGCCGCGATCGTCGCAGGTGAAGTACACGGCACACACGCCCAAGACGCAGTTCTCAATGTCGTAGTCGATTCGCGGGAAGTCAGCGCCGGGGCAATGTATGTCGCGATTCCAGGCGAACGCGTTGATGGTCACGACTTCGCTGAGTCAGCGATCGCGGCAGGCGCCGCCGTGGTGCTCAGCGAACGAGTGCTCAGCGTTCCTTGCATCGTGGTCGAGAACAGCGTTGTTGCCATGGGGATGCTCGCTCAGCATGTTCGCCAGCAACTCACCAATTGTGTGGTCATCGCCATCACTGCTTCCAGTGGGAAGACCTCAACAAAGGATCTCCTGGCCTCAGTGCTCCAGAGTCTTGGCACCACCGTTGCGCCACAAGGCTCGCTCAACACTGAAGTCGGCGTACCGCTGACGATATTCCGCGCTGATGAGTCCACGCGCTTCCTCATCCTGGAGATGGGCATGCGCGGGCTGGGTCACATCGAACTGCTCTGTCAGATCGCGACTCCGCAGATCGGCGTGCTGCTCAATGTCGGCTCTGCCCATCTGGGGCTGCTTGGCAGCCGAAGTGAAGTCGCACGAGCCAAGGGCGAGCTCATCGCCTCACTCCCTGCCACCGGAGTTGCCATCGTCAATGGCGATGACGCGCTCGTGCGCGAGCAGTCTTCTCGCACAGCCGCTCGAGTGGTGTACTTCGGCCGCTCAGATGCATGTGATGTGCGGGCGCAAGCGGTGCAGCTCGATGATCAGGCGCGCGCCTCCTTCGCTTTGCTGATGGACGATCACCGAGTCGAAGTCTCGCTGAAGATCCTGGGTGAGCATTTCGTCGACAATGCTCTTGCCGTCGCAGCTGTCGCCTATGGGCTGGGCATGCCAATCGAGCAGATCGCCGAGCGACTGTCCGCGGCTGTGATCAGCAGCCGCTGGAGAATGGAAGTAACCGTCACGACCGAGGATGTGACGATTGTCAATGACGCATACAACGCCAATCCCGAGTCCATGGCTGCTGCCCTGAGAACCTTGTCCGCCATGGGAACCGATCGTCGCCGATGGGCTGTCTTGGGGGAGATGCTCGAACTAGGCGATCGATCTCACGCCGAGCACGCGCTGGTGGGCAAGCTTGCAGCTGCGGCCCAAGTCTCACGTCTGCTCTGTATTGGGCCTGCCACGAAAGTGACGCTCGATGAGGCCAAGGCAGAAGTCAACTGGCTTGGCCAGGCCGATTGGGTCCCCGATGTGCCGGCCGCGATTGCGCTGCTTTCGGCAGAAGTCCGACCCACCGATATCGTGCTGATCAAAGCTTCGCGCGGAATTGGACTCGAGCGGCTTGCAACTGCACTCGGAGAGCGGGATTCCCAATGA
- a CDS encoding UDP-N-acetylmuramoyl-L-alanyl-D-glutamate--2,6-diaminopimelate ligase, with protein sequence MEQGPRPHSAPVVLGALQQVVPSAVVLHGSAAVLVGGVELDSRLIRSGDLFAALAGHREHGIVHATEALRNGAVALLTDDEGWASWQSSGESFAEVPVLVLDQARSWLGFIARAIYSGNAEQVQLVGVTGTNGKTTVASMVEAGMRASGMSTGFIGTTGVRIGTEEIASLRTTPESSTIHALLASMRERGVAGAAMEVSSHAMVEHRVAGLRFAAVGFANLTQDHLDYHGTMDAYFDAKRLLFTSEHADFAVVCIDDAWGERLAKLVTIPMATVSISGKHADWTVVANGEGGWLVQSPSGERTPLALALPGAFNRANAALAIALLDRIGISAAVAADALSRVQVPGRLQAVAGDAGSTDISSFVDYAHTPDAIGRVVTAVRELTEGHIIVVVGAGGDRDVVKRPLMGAMAARLADLVIVTDDNPRSEDPAAIRASVLEGARALSAVNGAVVLEVGPRKEAIQRAVQLATPGDVVLVLGKGHEQGQEIAGTVLPFDDRVELAQALSAREGARS encoded by the coding sequence GTGGAACAAGGCCCTCGACCCCATTCGGCACCCGTTGTGCTTGGGGCTCTCCAGCAGGTAGTCCCCTCGGCAGTTGTTCTGCACGGATCAGCCGCTGTCCTCGTTGGGGGAGTCGAATTGGACTCTCGATTGATTCGCTCGGGTGATCTCTTTGCGGCATTGGCCGGCCACCGTGAACACGGCATCGTGCATGCGACAGAAGCACTGCGCAATGGTGCGGTGGCCCTGCTCACCGACGACGAGGGCTGGGCAAGTTGGCAGTCATCTGGAGAGTCTTTCGCTGAAGTGCCGGTGCTGGTGCTTGATCAGGCTCGGTCGTGGCTGGGATTCATCGCCCGCGCCATCTATTCAGGCAATGCCGAGCAAGTGCAGTTGGTCGGCGTCACGGGGACCAACGGCAAGACAACGGTTGCGAGCATGGTTGAAGCTGGAATGCGCGCATCAGGAATGTCGACGGGATTCATCGGCACGACCGGCGTTCGCATCGGCACCGAAGAGATCGCGTCGCTGCGCACAACGCCTGAGTCCAGCACAATTCATGCACTGCTCGCATCTATGCGAGAGCGAGGCGTTGCCGGTGCTGCGATGGAAGTGTCCAGCCATGCGATGGTTGAACACCGTGTCGCAGGTCTGCGCTTCGCAGCAGTTGGATTCGCGAATCTGACTCAAGACCATCTGGACTACCACGGAACGATGGATGCCTACTTTGACGCCAAGCGCCTGCTCTTCACCTCAGAGCACGCGGACTTCGCAGTTGTCTGCATCGATGACGCGTGGGGTGAGCGGCTTGCGAAGCTCGTGACAATTCCTATGGCAACGGTATCTATTAGTGGCAAGCACGCCGACTGGACTGTTGTGGCCAATGGTGAAGGCGGATGGCTCGTGCAGTCACCGAGCGGGGAGCGAACTCCTTTGGCGCTCGCACTGCCAGGTGCCTTCAATCGCGCCAACGCAGCGCTTGCAATTGCACTGCTGGATCGCATCGGCATCTCGGCTGCCGTGGCGGCAGATGCTTTGAGCCGGGTGCAGGTACCAGGGCGGCTGCAGGCGGTCGCAGGTGACGCCGGATCAACGGATATCTCCAGTTTCGTTGACTACGCGCATACGCCGGACGCCATCGGGCGAGTGGTCACAGCGGTGCGAGAACTCACCGAGGGGCACATCATCGTCGTCGTGGGCGCGGGTGGAGATCGTGACGTTGTGAAGAGACCCTTGATGGGAGCCATGGCTGCGCGCCTGGCAGATCTGGTGATCGTCACCGATGACAATCCAAGATCAGAGGATCCCGCTGCGATTCGCGCTTCAGTGCTTGAAGGCGCTCGCGCCTTGTCTGCTGTCAATGGGGCGGTGGTGCTTGAAGTCGGGCCTCGCAAGGAGGCAATCCAGCGCGCGGTGCAGTTGGCGACGCCTGGCGACGTGGTACTCGTGCTCGGCAAGGGTCACGAACAAGGTCAGGAGATCGCAGGCACCGTCCTGCCCTTCGATGATCGAGTTGAACTTGCACAAGCGCTCTCTGCTCGTGAAGGTGCACGCTCATGA
- a CDS encoding penicillin-binding protein 2 produces the protein MALLIITSIAFSVFAVRLIDIQVIKGPELASDALNQRLRTISLPATRGSILDTKGAPLAVTVEARNVTADQTLVTDPVAVGAALGPILGVEPSVLANRLTGTKRYMFIAKDLSPKIWKQIEALRLPGIFSEQTSRRIYPGDSLAANVVGFVGADGKGLGGLEFGMQDLLAGKAGTMTYERGAGGRVITTSDVSGNAATQGSDVQLTIDRDIQLIAQNQIVKQVKASRADSGTVVVMDPRSGHILAMATAPTFNANSAAAAPDALRGNRALSDVYEPGSTSKVMTMAAIVDQGAANAGSAFTIPGQLMRGDKLFHDIVPHGTWRLTLAGILAKSSNIGTILAAERIGGRKLYQYIKAFGIGEPTGINFPGESDGSVPAYRDWSPTSFPTIAFGQGLSVNSVQAASVFATIANDGLRVAPQLVQSVVAPDGTVTPAAAPKTTQVVKAATAKQIRAMLEGVVGKGGTAPLAAIPGYRVGGKTGTAQVVDSRCGCYNGEVVASFIGMAPAENPQLVVSVSLENPRIGRYGGQLAAPVFRRVMTYALQVRHIPPTGETAPRLLLTAG, from the coding sequence ATGGCATTGCTGATTATCACCAGCATTGCGTTCTCAGTATTCGCCGTGCGCTTGATCGATATTCAGGTGATCAAAGGTCCAGAGCTGGCCTCTGATGCATTGAATCAGCGACTGCGCACCATTTCGCTTCCGGCCACTCGCGGCAGCATCCTTGATACCAAGGGCGCGCCCCTGGCTGTGACTGTTGAAGCTCGCAATGTAACCGCTGATCAAACCCTGGTGACTGATCCGGTTGCGGTGGGGGCTGCGCTTGGACCCATCCTTGGTGTAGAGCCAAGCGTGCTAGCCAATCGGCTGACTGGCACCAAGCGCTACATGTTCATCGCCAAGGATCTCTCGCCGAAGATCTGGAAGCAGATCGAGGCCCTGCGTCTGCCAGGAATCTTCAGTGAGCAGACTTCTCGTCGCATCTATCCCGGCGACAGTCTTGCCGCAAATGTTGTGGGCTTTGTCGGGGCTGACGGCAAGGGCCTGGGTGGGCTTGAGTTCGGCATGCAGGATCTGCTGGCTGGCAAGGCTGGCACGATGACCTATGAACGAGGAGCCGGCGGACGCGTCATCACCACCAGTGATGTCTCGGGCAACGCCGCGACGCAGGGCTCTGATGTGCAACTCACCATCGATCGTGACATTCAGCTCATAGCTCAGAACCAGATCGTCAAGCAGGTCAAGGCTTCGCGAGCCGACAGTGGCACTGTGGTCGTGATGGATCCGCGTAGCGGACACATTCTCGCGATGGCAACAGCACCGACATTCAATGCCAACTCTGCGGCGGCGGCTCCGGACGCCCTGAGAGGCAATCGGGCCCTGTCAGATGTCTACGAACCCGGTTCGACGAGCAAGGTCATGACCATGGCTGCGATTGTTGACCAAGGTGCGGCCAACGCCGGTTCGGCCTTCACGATCCCAGGTCAGCTGATGCGGGGAGACAAGCTCTTCCACGACATCGTTCCGCACGGAACCTGGCGCCTGACACTTGCTGGAATACTTGCCAAGTCGAGCAATATCGGCACGATTTTGGCGGCCGAGCGCATCGGTGGTCGAAAACTCTACCAGTACATCAAGGCTTTCGGCATTGGTGAACCAACGGGCATCAACTTTCCTGGCGAGAGCGATGGAAGTGTGCCGGCGTATCGCGATTGGTCCCCTACGTCATTCCCGACAATCGCCTTCGGGCAGGGTTTGAGTGTGAACTCAGTGCAGGCGGCAAGTGTCTTTGCCACGATCGCCAACGACGGTCTTCGTGTTGCCCCGCAATTGGTGCAGTCAGTTGTTGCACCGGACGGCACGGTCACGCCGGCGGCGGCACCAAAGACCACCCAGGTCGTCAAGGCAGCCACGGCAAAGCAGATCCGAGCGATGCTCGAGGGTGTGGTCGGCAAGGGCGGCACAGCGCCGCTTGCTGCGATTCCGGGATATCGCGTTGGGGGGAAGACAGGTACGGCGCAGGTCGTGGACTCCCGGTGTGGCTGCTACAACGGCGAGGTTGTTGCATCGTTCATCGGCATGGCCCCCGCTGAAAATCCACAGCTTGTTGTTTCTGTCAGTCTGGAGAACCCTCGGATTGGCCGATATGGCGGACAGCTTGCTGCTCCAGTGTTCCGCCGGGTAATGACCTACGCCCTTCAGGTTCGCCACATCCCGCCCACCGGCGAGACTGCACCCCGACTACTGCTGACTGCAGGATGA
- the rsmH gene encoding 16S rRNA (cytosine(1402)-N(4))-methyltransferase RsmH, giving the protein MSVHVPVMRERVLALLAPAILEPGAILVDATLGLGGHAEFALTKFPELHVIGLDRDLQALDHSRRRLAHFGDRVRFVHAVYDQLPAVLAESGLSKIQGVLFDLGVSSMQLDERDRGFSYSQDAPLDMRMDQSQGLTAADVVNTYSSSELSRIISQYGEERFAKRIADRIVAARTNEPFDNSARLADLVREAIPAATRRTGGNPAKRTFQALRIEVNGELDALRTAIPAAIEALAVGGRIVVMSYQSLEDRFVKQVLVDQTELKVPHGLPVVPKEYQPKLRLLTRGAETPTAEELEDNPRSASVRVRAAERVAA; this is encoded by the coding sequence ATGAGCGTCCATGTCCCGGTGATGCGCGAGCGCGTACTGGCCTTGCTTGCCCCGGCAATTCTTGAGCCGGGCGCAATCTTGGTGGATGCCACCCTCGGGCTTGGCGGCCACGCGGAGTTTGCGCTGACCAAGTTCCCCGAACTGCACGTCATCGGCCTGGACAGAGATCTTCAGGCTCTGGATCACTCACGCCGACGTCTTGCTCACTTCGGTGACCGTGTGCGCTTTGTCCATGCAGTGTACGACCAGCTTCCTGCAGTGCTTGCCGAGTCCGGCTTGTCCAAGATCCAAGGTGTGCTCTTTGATCTGGGCGTTTCGTCAATGCAGCTGGATGAACGTGATCGTGGCTTCTCCTATTCACAGGATGCGCCCTTGGACATGCGCATGGATCAGTCGCAAGGTCTGACTGCGGCCGACGTCGTCAACACCTATTCCTCGAGCGAGCTCTCACGCATTATCAGCCAGTACGGCGAGGAGCGATTCGCCAAGCGCATTGCTGATCGCATTGTTGCTGCGCGCACCAATGAGCCCTTCGACAACTCCGCGCGCCTTGCTGATCTCGTACGCGAAGCGATTCCAGCAGCCACGCGTCGCACTGGCGGCAACCCTGCAAAGCGGACCTTTCAAGCCCTGCGCATTGAGGTCAACGGAGAACTTGATGCTCTGCGCACCGCCATTCCGGCCGCTATTGAAGCCCTTGCAGTCGGCGGACGCATTGTGGTGATGTCCTACCAGTCCCTTGAGGACCGATTCGTCAAGCAGGTATTGGTCGATCAGACCGAGCTCAAAGTTCCCCATGGCTTGCCCGTGGTGCCAAAGGAGTACCAGCCCAAGTTGCGGCTGCTCACCCGGGGAGCGGAAACCCCGACGGCTGAAGAACTGGAAGACAATCCGCGTTCAGCCTCGGTTCGAGTTCGCGCAGCAGAGCGGGTGGCGGCATGA
- the mraZ gene encoding division/cell wall cluster transcriptional repressor MraZ: MFLGTHAPRLDDKARLVLPAKFREGFAGGLVMAKGQDRSIVVWPAAEFAAHAERLNEASRSDAKVRAYLRVLFSGAFDDVPDKQGRVTVPAALREYAGLDREVVVVGNGTTVEIWDAQAWENYLNSQEDAYSDISEEVVPGIL; encoded by the coding sequence ATGTTTCTTGGTACCCACGCGCCCCGCCTGGACGACAAAGCCCGACTGGTGCTCCCGGCCAAATTTCGTGAGGGATTTGCCGGGGGACTGGTGATGGCCAAAGGCCAGGATCGCTCGATTGTGGTCTGGCCGGCGGCGGAGTTTGCCGCCCACGCTGAGCGCCTCAATGAAGCCTCGCGATCAGATGCCAAGGTGCGCGCCTACCTGCGCGTGCTGTTCTCAGGTGCCTTTGACGATGTGCCAGACAAGCAGGGTCGAGTCACAGTGCCTGCCGCCCTTCGGGAGTACGCAGGTCTGGATCGTGAAGTCGTGGTCGTAGGCAACGGGACCACAGTTGAAATCTGGGACGCACAGGCCTGGGAGAACTACCTCAACAGCCAAGAGGACGCCTACTCCGATATCAGCGAGGAGGTTGTGCCGGGAATTCTCTAA